A window of the Anoplolepis gracilipes chromosome 11, ASM4749672v1, whole genome shotgun sequence genome harbors these coding sequences:
- the Eif2bgamma gene encoding translation initiation factor eIF2B subunit gamma — MVQYNEFQAIVLAGGKGSRMTELTAGQPKCLLPIANVPMIWYPLQILERAGFKEAIVVVSELTKFEVSAALDKLSLKIKMEIVGIPGAEDLGTADSIRLIHEKIYTDFLVISCDLIANIDISKILNLYRKHNASITALMLPVPKVPDDFVTPGPKNKQKPETDLIGIDSNTERLVLLASASDFEETFNISQRLLRKHTSFTVHSKLMDAHLYVINKWVLDFLVFNKNFTTLKGELLPYIVSKQLSRPKSVDDKNTSMVQVNLKEDIFRFAVEKPLDELIRKMSAFNDHSTDLEEAYYGDIIRCYGHISSGKFGLRANTVQMYHFANAKILEWWSADDKNTEQPGLPLLPSISNTAIIRSTQMQECRVDDNSTIEEKTSLKHSYIGPNSLVESKTRVSQSVIMGHVTIKQRCVIHNCILCNGCTIEEGTELKDCLVGAQHIVTSGSQHSREVLTDADRLIEI, encoded by the exons ATGGTTCAGTACAATGAATTCCAAGCCATTGTGCTCGCTGGAGGGAAAGGTTCTCGTATGACAGAACTTACGGCAGGTCAACCAAAATGTTTACTTCCAATCGCGAACGTTCCCATGATTTGGTATCCTCTGCAAATTCTCGAGCGTGCCGGTTTCAAGGAAGCGATTGTTGTGGTTTCCGAATTGACAAAATTCGAAGTGTCGGCAGCGTTGGATAAATTGAGTTTAAAAATCAAGATGGAAATTGTAGGGATTCCAGGCGCCGAGGATCTCGGCACGGCCGATTCCATCAGACTCATTcatgaaaagatatatacagaTTTCTTAGTGATATCTTGCGATCTGAttgcaaatattgatatatccAAGATcttgaatttatatagaaaacatAATGCGAGTATAACGGCTCTCATGCTGCCCGTTCCAAAAGTGCCAGATGATTTTGTAACACCAGGTCCAAAGAATAAACAGAAACCAGAAACAGATTTAATTGGTATTGACAGTAATACAGAAAGATTAGTTCTCCTGGCTTCTGCATCTGATTTCGAAGAAACGTTTAATATCTCACAGAGGCTCCTCAGGAAGCATACCAGCTTCACTGTTCACTCCAAGTTGATGGATGCACATTTATATGTCATTAATAAATGGGTGTTAGACTTTTTGGTATTTAATaa AAATTTTACCACGTTGAAGGGCGAACTTTTACCATACATAGTTAGCAAACAGTTATCTAGGCCCAAATCTGTAGATGACAAAAATACTTCTATGGTGCAAGTAAACTTAAAGGAAGATATCTTTCGATTTGCAGTGGAGAAACCTTTAGACGAACTGATAAGAAAGATGTCAGCATTCAATGACCATAGCACTGATTTAGAAGAAGCATATTATGGAGACATAATACGATGTTATGGTCATATATCAAGTGGAAAGTTTGGTCTTAGAGCAAACACTGTACAaatgtatcattttgcaaATGCTAAA ATATTAGAATGGTGGAGCGCTGATGACAAAAATACTGAACAGCCTGGGTTGCCGCTGCTACCAAGTATCTCGAACACGGCGATTATACGTAGTACACAGATGCAAGAGTGTCGCGTAGATGATAATTCGACTATTGAAGAGAAAACGTCGCTGAAGCATAGTTATATTGGGCCTAACAGTCTTGTGGAATCTAAGACAAGAGTATCCCAGAGTGTGATAATGGGACATGTAACTATTAAGCAAAG atgCGTTATTCACAActgtatattatgtaatggTTGTACCATCGAAGAAGGCACTGAATTAAAGGATTGTTTAGTCGGAGCTCAACACATTGTGACATCTGGAAGTCAACATTCTCGTGAAGTGCTCACTGATGCGGATAGacttatagaaatataa
- the LOC140671110 gene encoding protein RCC2 homolog — protein sequence MSTKRKSTTGGTSKNRPKSRKVEYDEEDISSEHESEVEDAEAGSNVEDVVTEDTLADVADIPELPAPEGGWGKPGTLLMCGLTNWEMAGRKAPPKGVKANVGRSLWTPHTFKNLNNARVRLIASGPAASHSIIVTEDDRCLAFGRNDKGQLGVGDTKRRDEPTEVEALKGHTVIGASCGRNHTLFLTSRGIVFAAGDNKLGQCGVGKNDPCIVTASKVKYSGPPIVKVGCGAEFSMILDIKGGLHSFGCPEYGALGHNTDGKYFVTNTKMAFHYEKVPKRIVLYVERGKDGHAIPLDRVEITDFSCGHYHTVAIDSKNRAFSWGFGGIGRLGHNEQRDELVPRLIKFLEPPSRGVRAVYCGSTYSIAINVHGSALMFGQTKRTGEANMYPKPIQDLSGWEIRCVGCSQTSVVVAADDSVIAWGASPTFGELGFGEMRKSSTTPMEVKALEGLYITAVTCGLSHTLMICRDDSEEERAKINKLQVYSV from the exons ATGTCGACCAAACGAAAGAGCACGACGGGCGGCACGTCGAAGAACCGTCCCAAGTCGCGCAAAGTCGAGTACGACGAGGAAGACATTTCGAGCGAGCACGAATCCGAGGTCGAGGACGCTGAAGCCGGCTCCAACGTCGAGGATGTCGTCACCGAGGACACGCTCGCCGATGTCGCCGATATACCCGAACTGCCGGCCCCAGAG gGTGGCTGGGGCAAACCTGGAACATTGCTCATGTGTGGCCTTACTAATTGGGAAATGGCTGGTCGCAAAGCACCACCTAAAGGAGTAAAGGCGAACGTAGGACGCAGCCTGTGGACACCACATACattcaaaaatttgaataatgcaAGAGTACGGCTGATTGCTTCTGGTCCAGCTGCTTCCCATAGCATTATCGTTACTGAGGACGATAGATGCTTGGCCTTTGGTAGAAATGATAAgg gtCAATTGGGCGTGGGGGATACAAAACGTCGCGACGAACCGACTGAAGTCGAAGCCTTGAAGGGACATACAGTTATAGGGGCATCATGTGGTCGCAATCATACCTTATTTTTGACGAGCCGCGGTATAGTTTTTGCCGCTGGCGATAATAAACTGGGTCAATGTGGGGTCGGCAAGAATGACCCCTGTATTGTAACTGCCAGCAAGGTGAAGTATTCCGGGCCGCCGATAGTAAAAGTGGGATGCGGCGCAGAGTTCTCGATGATTCTAGACATCAAGGGGGGTCTGCACTCGTTTGGATGTCCAGAGTACGGCGCCCTGGGCCACAATACGGATGGCAAATACTTCGTCACGAATACAAAGATGGCATTTCATTATGAAAAAGTGCCTAAACGTATTGTTTTGTACGTTGAAAGAGGCAAAGACGGCCATGCGATACCGTTGGACCGTGTCGAAATCACGGACTTCAGCTGCGGTCATTATCACACCGTCGCCATCGACAGCAAGAATCGTGCGTTCTCCTGGGGATTCGGCGGAATCGGCCGTCTGGGCCATAACGAGCAGCGCGATGAACTAGTACCACGTTTGATCAAGTTTCTAGAACCGCCCAGTCGTGGTGTCCGTGCGGTGTATTGCGGTAGCACGTACAGCATCGCGATCAACGTGCACGGTTCCGCCTTAATGTTTGGTCAGACTAAGCGCACGGGTGAAGCAAACATGTATCCCAAGCCCATTCAGGATTTATCCGGTTGGGAGATTCGATGCGTCGGTTGCTCGCAGACAAGCGTGGTGGTCGCGGCCGATGATTCCGTTATCGCATGGGGCGCCAGTCCTACATTTGGAGAATTG GGTTTTGGAGAAATGCGAAAATCATCGACGACTCCAATGGAAGTGAAAGCTTTGGAAGGTTTATACATTACCGCAGTTACATGCGGTCTATCTCATACGCTTATGATCTGCCGAGACGATTCCGAAGAAGAAAGGGCCAAGATTAATAAGCTGCAGGTGTACTCTGTTTAA
- the LOC140671112 gene encoding ras-related protein Rab-18, protein MKSDDIKGEKKFVFFVPTYFFLSLNVNIAKSAANRVIMDQEDVLTILKILIIGESNVGKSSILLRFTEDEFCENMQSTVGMDYKTKQITIDGNTVKLAIWDTAGQERFRTLTPSYYRDGQGAILMYDVTDRNTFVKLETWLNELNTYCNKTDIVKMVVGNKIDLPNREVSTEEGLQFARRHQTLYIESSAKTADGVKCCFEELVQKIIQTPGLWDTHSTRLYDNGTMATSRYRMGKRGMQLDNQPRSPTENPSNCYCSLL, encoded by the exons ATGAAAAGTGACGATATTAAAGGGGAgaagaaatttgtattttttgtccccacgtatttttttctcagcCTTAACGTTAATATCGCCAAGAGTGCAGCTAATCGCGTCATTATGGATCAAGAGGACGTTTTAACGATATTGAAGATTCTCATAATAGGTGAATCTAACGTGGGAAAATCGAG tatacTTCTGAGGTTCACCGAGGATGAATTCTGCGAAAACATGCAAAGTACAGTCGGAATGGATTACAAAACCAAACAGATAACTATTGATGGCAATACAGTGAAACTTGCGATTTGG gatACCGCAGGTCAAGAACGATTTCGCACTTTAACACCAAGTTACTACAGAGATGGTCAAGGTGCTATTTTAATGTATGATGTTACGGATCGAAatacttttgtaaaattggaGACATGGCTTAATGAATTGAATACATACTGCAATAAAACAGATATCGTCAAGATGGTAGTaggtaataaaatagatttaccAAATAGAGAAGTGAGCACCGAAGAAGGTCTGCAGTTTGCAAGAAGACATCAGACCTTGTACATTGAGAGTAGTGCAAAAACAGCGGATGGCGTAAAATGCTGTTTTGAAGAACTTGTACAAAAG ATAATACAAACACCTGGTCTTTGGGATACTCACTCTACCCGATTATATGACAACGGTACTATGGCTACTTCGAGGTATCGAATGGGGAAAAGAGGAATGCAATTGGACAATCAACCTCGATCACCCACTGAGAACCCATCAAATTGTTATTGCAGTTTACTGTAA
- the Trmt6 gene encoding tRNA (adenine(58)-N(1))-methyltransferase non-catalytic subunit TRM6 isoform X2: MHEVVGKPFWSTFEMVPKRGSKNIYSLKLVERTESWNDLKGQLSGQDNRFITDDGTSQKLSKEEILRLQEDGKTGKEIIGSLIENSTSFTAKTEYSQEKYIKKKERKYFRFLTICRPTVVSLHEVYFRQNPDKIGGLRMDALAQILSYSDVQADGLHILYDSGCQGLPAAAMLNRIGENTSGHLINLHPGNVPQIAIVQAMNFPQELRDRHVAVNIYSFLRLHYQGESSVLDNISTSSKKVADIKKTQDIEEPAEKSNGETKSDEVSQMDTEMETEISELETDTKENNTFSHCSTEKDADTLKRKVDEVEEPEEIIPVKKPKWFSETQRALDLLNNSKARGLTIVAKEHPLNIVNALLPFLGASRPFVIFHTYREPLQETYVELKQKRNVINVRLFTNFLRSYQVLPDRTHPDILTSDTGGYILTGYLVQ; the protein is encoded by the coding sequence ATGCACGAGGTCGTCGGCAAGCCGTTCTGGAGCACGTTTGAGATGGTGCCGAAGCGTGGCAGCAAAAATATCTACTCGTTGAAGCTGGTGGAACGAACAGAGTCGTGGAACGATTTGAAAGGTCAGCTGAGCGGACAGGACAATCGATTCATCACGGATGACGGTACGTCGCAGAAACTGTCAAAGGAGGAGATCCTGAGATTGCAGGAGGACGGCAAGACTGGCAAGGAGATAATCGGTAGCCTCATCGAGAACAGTACGTCCTTTACGGCCAAGACTGAATACTCTCAGGAGAAGTACATCAAGAAGAAGGAACGCAAGTACTTCAGGTTTTTGACGATATGCAGGCCTACTGTGGTGTCACTACACGAGGTGTATTTCAGACAGAATCCCGACAAGATCGGCGGCCTGAGAATGGACGCCCTGGCGCAGATATTGTCCTACAGCGATGTACAGGCAGATGGTTTGCACATATTGTACGACAGCGGATGTCAGGGATTACCTGCTGCAGCTATGTTGAATAGAATAGGCGAGAATACCAGCGGCCACTTGATCAACTTGCATCCCGGTAATGTCCCTCAAATCGCAATTGTTCAGGCGATGAATTTTCCACAGGAGTTGAGAGACAGACACGTTGCGgtgaatatttatagtttCCTGAGATTACATTATCAAGGCGAATCGAGCGTGCTAGACAATATTTCCACATCTTCCAAAAAGGTTgctgatattaaaaaaacacaagACATTGAGGAACCAGCAGAAAAATCGAATGGAGAAACCAAGAGTGACGAGGTATCCCAAATGGATACTGAAATGGAGACTGAAATTTCAGAGCTTGAAACTGACACAAAAGAGAATAACACATTTTCTCATTGTAGCACTGAAAAAGATGCTGATACCTTGAAACGGAAAGTTGATGAAGTTGAAGAGCCTGAAGAAATAATCCCTGTAAAGAAACCAAAATGGTTTTCGGAGACGCAACGCGCCTTGGATTTATTGAACAACTCGAAGGCTCGTGGTTTAACCATCGTAGCTAAAGAACATCCTTTGAATATCGTGAACGCGCTGCTACCTTTTCTGGGAGCCTCGCGACCATTTGTCATCTTCCACACGTATCGAGAGCCCCTGCAAGAGACTTACGTGGAACTTAAACAGAAACGCAATGTAATAAATGTGAGactttttacgaattttttaCGTTCGTATCAAGTATTACCCGATAGAACGCATCCTGACATACTCACGAGTGACACTGGTGGTTATATTTTAACGGGATATTTAGTTCAATAA
- the Trmt6 gene encoding tRNA (adenine(58)-N(1))-methyltransferase non-catalytic subunit TRM6 isoform X1: MSNESVENVITVGIHVVVKKQSFSKIYKVSENGTLMLGKNQKVEMHEVVGKPFWSTFEMVPKRGSKNIYSLKLVERTESWNDLKGQLSGQDNRFITDDGTSQKLSKEEILRLQEDGKTGKEIIGSLIENSTSFTAKTEYSQEKYIKKKERKYFRFLTICRPTVVSLHEVYFRQNPDKIGGLRMDALAQILSYSDVQADGLHILYDSGCQGLPAAAMLNRIGENTSGHLINLHPGNVPQIAIVQAMNFPQELRDRHVAVNIYSFLRLHYQGESSVLDNISTSSKKVADIKKTQDIEEPAEKSNGETKSDEVSQMDTEMETEISELETDTKENNTFSHCSTEKDADTLKRKVDEVEEPEEIIPVKKPKWFSETQRALDLLNNSKARGLTIVAKEHPLNIVNALLPFLGASRPFVIFHTYREPLQETYVELKQKRNVINVRLFTNFLRSYQVLPDRTHPDILTSDTGGYILTGYLVQ, from the coding sequence ATGAGTAACGAATCCGTGGAGAACGTAATCACGGTGGGCATTCACGTGGTAGTTAAGAAACAGAGCTTCAGTAAGATATACAAGGTATCTGAAAATGGTACTCTGATGTTAGGGAAAAATCAGAAGGTGGAGATGCACGAGGTCGTCGGCAAGCCGTTCTGGAGCACGTTTGAGATGGTGCCGAAGCGTGGCAGCAAAAATATCTACTCGTTGAAGCTGGTGGAACGAACAGAGTCGTGGAACGATTTGAAAGGTCAGCTGAGCGGACAGGACAATCGATTCATCACGGATGACGGTACGTCGCAGAAACTGTCAAAGGAGGAGATCCTGAGATTGCAGGAGGACGGCAAGACTGGCAAGGAGATAATCGGTAGCCTCATCGAGAACAGTACGTCCTTTACGGCCAAGACTGAATACTCTCAGGAGAAGTACATCAAGAAGAAGGAACGCAAGTACTTCAGGTTTTTGACGATATGCAGGCCTACTGTGGTGTCACTACACGAGGTGTATTTCAGACAGAATCCCGACAAGATCGGCGGCCTGAGAATGGACGCCCTGGCGCAGATATTGTCCTACAGCGATGTACAGGCAGATGGTTTGCACATATTGTACGACAGCGGATGTCAGGGATTACCTGCTGCAGCTATGTTGAATAGAATAGGCGAGAATACCAGCGGCCACTTGATCAACTTGCATCCCGGTAATGTCCCTCAAATCGCAATTGTTCAGGCGATGAATTTTCCACAGGAGTTGAGAGACAGACACGTTGCGgtgaatatttatagtttCCTGAGATTACATTATCAAGGCGAATCGAGCGTGCTAGACAATATTTCCACATCTTCCAAAAAGGTTgctgatattaaaaaaacacaagACATTGAGGAACCAGCAGAAAAATCGAATGGAGAAACCAAGAGTGACGAGGTATCCCAAATGGATACTGAAATGGAGACTGAAATTTCAGAGCTTGAAACTGACACAAAAGAGAATAACACATTTTCTCATTGTAGCACTGAAAAAGATGCTGATACCTTGAAACGGAAAGTTGATGAAGTTGAAGAGCCTGAAGAAATAATCCCTGTAAAGAAACCAAAATGGTTTTCGGAGACGCAACGCGCCTTGGATTTATTGAACAACTCGAAGGCTCGTGGTTTAACCATCGTAGCTAAAGAACATCCTTTGAATATCGTGAACGCGCTGCTACCTTTTCTGGGAGCCTCGCGACCATTTGTCATCTTCCACACGTATCGAGAGCCCCTGCAAGAGACTTACGTGGAACTTAAACAGAAACGCAATGTAATAAATGTGAGactttttacgaattttttaCGTTCGTATCAAGTATTACCCGATAGAACGCATCCTGACATACTCACGAGTGACACTGGTGGTTATATTTTAACGGGATATTTAGTTCAATAA
- the LOC140671029 gene encoding mpv17-like protein 2: MGILRQLLFGKYLLITNTVSCGLMMAAGDVIQQRSEYWKKYSHKYFPTSVMAASLEDEETMTISSTSAYGHDYTRTRNMTVVGLIQGPFHHWFYMILDRVLPGKSAKSIVKKTLLDQSIASPTCLAIFFVGLGVLEHRKLEEVYEELKLKFFNTWKVDCCFWPPTQCINFLFVPLHYRVLYTNAMTMVYDIFLSYMKYDAHFE; this comes from the exons ATGGGTATTTTGCGTCAACTATTGTTTG gtaaatatttgttaattaccAATACCGTGAGTTGCGGTTTAATGATGGCAGCAGGAGATGTAATTCAACAACGCAGTGAATATTGGAAAAAGTATTCTCACAAATACTTTCCGACTAGCGTTATGGCAGCATCGCTGGAGGACGAAGAGACTATGACAATTTCTAGCACGTCCGCATACGGTCACGATTACACGAGGACCAGGAACATGACAGTTGTCGGGCTGATACAAGGCCCGTTTCATCATTGGTTCTACATGATCTTAGATCGAGTTTTGCCGGGCAAAAGCGCAAAGTCGATAGTTAAGAAAACGCTTCTGGATCAATCAATCGCGAGTCCTACGTGCCTGGCAATATTTTTCGTTGGCCTCGGAGTTCTAGAACATCGTAAACTCGAGGAGGTCTACGAGGAGTTGAAACTGAAGTTTTTTAACACATGGAAA GTTGACTGTTGCTTTTGGCCTCCTACACAATGCATCAACTTTCTCTTTGTGCCTTTGCATTATCGAGTACTTTATACAAATGCTATGACGATGGTCTAtgatatctttttatcttatatgaaatat GATGCTCATTTTGAGTGA
- the LOC140671111 gene encoding uncharacterized protein, which yields MSPHSMIKAIKYGLLSLTSEELKYFQDFGVEMKGTWTKNKLDEKLIWNLLVTGLTENQCWNIIMCGLVSQDENTLYRLLSSGIDVPGILSLQGKSKPVTPTMICFLKKLGIDEDTLCYVKENGIDDEVENMLIDLGYNEYKEKEILQDTEEILCECSLTILESHSTPLEAQTASDTAFDSPSLKSFSSYNLNRAAPLSSVSTSMQYNFACICYLNLLPKGKDGVTLKSNDYLRQNVMVPLSWAISKVLRYEPSDPIHYIAQQLLHWKYGNVPQEEIDNAQQFIATATIIMDKRLMEKRKREEEDAIRRLNEAAMKDIICDTCLERQKLYRIKEHCWKCTRVPISVQA from the exons ATGTCGCCACACAGCATGATAAAAGCAATCAAATACGGTCTTCTTAGTCTTACTTCTGAAGaactgaaatattttcaagattttggAGTAGAAATGAAAGGTACATGGACAAAGAACAAACTtgacgaaaaattaatttggaatCTGCTCGTTACTGGATTAACTGAAAATCAATGTTGGAATATCATTATGTGCGGATTAGTGTCTCAGGatgaaaatacattatatcgaCTTTTGTCAAGCGGCATTGATGTCCCAGGAATCTTGAGCTTGCAGGGGAAATCCAAACCTGTTACACCCACAATGAtttgttttctaaaaaaactTGGAATAGATGAAGACACTCTTTGCTATGTAAAAGAGAACGGTATCGATGATGAGGttgaaaatatgttaattgatCTCGGATATAATGAGTACaaagaaaaggaaattttACAAGATACTGAG GAAATATTGTGTGAATGCAGTTTGACTATATTGGAATCACATTCTACTCCCCTGGAAGCGCAAACAGCATCCGATACTGCATTCGATAGTCCTTCGTTAAAGTCATTTTCTTCTTACAATTTAAACAGAGCAGCTCCTTTATCGAGCGTTTCTACTTCTATGCAGTACAATTTTGCTTGCATttgttatttgaatttattgccAAAAGGAAAGGATGGTGTAACTCTTAAGAGTAACGATTATTTAAG ACAAAATGTAATGGTCCCGCTATCATGGGCAATAAGTAAAGTTTTAAGGTATGAACCTTCAGATCCTATTCATTATATAGCTCAACAATTATTACATTGGAAATATGGCAATGTTCCACAAGAGGAAATAGACAATGCTCAACAATTTATCGCTACTGCTACAATAATAATGGACAAAAGACTTATG GAAAAACGTAAGCGTGAAGAAGAAGATGCCATTAGACGTCTAAATGAAGCTGCtatgaaagatattatttGTGACACATGTCTAGAGCGACAAAAATTGTATCGCATTAAAGAGCATTGTTGGAAATGTACAAGAGTGCCAATATCGGTGCAagcataa
- the Rpl37-1 gene encoding large ribosomal subunit protein eL37, which translates to MTKGTSSFGKRRNKTHTLCRRCGRSSYHIQKSQCAQCGYPAKKMRSYNWSVKAKRRKTTGTGRMRYLKIVRRKFKNGFREGLPKPKAVAAK; encoded by the exons ATG ACGAAGGGTACATCCAGTTTTGGTAAGCGGCGTAATAAGACGCACACATTGTGCAGAAGATGTGGACGTAGTTCTTACCACATTCAAAAGTCGCAATGTGCTCAGTGTGGCTACCCAGCCAAGAAGATGCGTTCGT ATAACTGGTCGGTCAAGGCAAAGAGGAGGAAGACCACTGGTACTGGACGCATGCgttatcttaaaattgttCGACGCAAATTCAA gaaCGGATTCAGGGAAGGCTTGCCAAAACCCAAAGCTGTTGCAGCTAAGTAA